Proteins from a single region of Deltaproteobacteria bacterium:
- a CDS encoding YitT family protein yields the protein MAEPAKKIIWNLFLMATGSVICCVAVNGILIPQKFFGAGFTGLSILIYYLFDSIPLSLLYLALNVPLFALGWVYVGRRFFLYSIAGMFFFTAALQWTQVVIPIQDKILSSILAGIFMGVGSGTILRSLGSAGGLDILSVILLKRFSIRLGTTILTFNSAILMVGAFLISLEGALYTLIYVYVNSFIVNFVVTGLSQRRTVLIISREWEKISREIMERIQRGVTHVNGRGGFTGEEIQLLYTVVSFREVPRLKQIARGIDPNVFLVVSDTLEVVGTRIGNQPHW from the coding sequence ATGGCGGAACCTGCAAAAAAAATCATCTGGAATCTTTTTCTCATGGCAACGGGGAGCGTCATCTGCTGTGTCGCCGTAAACGGGATACTGATTCCGCAGAAGTTCTTCGGGGCGGGATTTACAGGCCTTTCCATCCTGATTTATTACCTCTTTGATTCCATCCCCCTGTCTTTACTCTATCTTGCCCTTAATGTGCCCTTGTTTGCCCTTGGGTGGGTGTACGTTGGCCGCCGGTTTTTCCTTTACAGCATCGCGGGCATGTTCTTTTTCACGGCTGCCCTTCAGTGGACACAGGTGGTCATCCCGATCCAGGACAAGATCCTGAGCAGCATTCTCGCCGGCATCTTCATGGGGGTCGGGTCCGGGACCATTCTGCGTTCCCTCGGTTCGGCAGGAGGACTCGATATCCTCTCCGTCATCCTGCTCAAGCGCTTTTCAATCCGACTGGGCACGACCATCCTCACCTTCAACAGCGCCATTCTCATGGTCGGCGCCTTTCTTATTTCACTGGAAGGCGCGCTGTATACCCTTATATACGTTTATGTAAATTCCTTTATCGTCAATTTCGTGGTTACGGGTCTCAGCCAGAGGAGGACCGTCCTCATTATCTCCCGTGAATGGGAAAAAATCTCCAGGGAGATCATGGAACGGATTCAAAGGGGGGTCACCCATGTGAACGGCCGGGGAGGGTTCACGGGAGAAGAGATACAGCTCCTTTACACTGTGGTCAGCTTCCGGGAAGTGCCCAGGCTCAAACAGATCGCCAGAGGCATCGACCCGAACGTATTTCTGGTGGTGTCGGATACCCTCGAAGTCGTCGGAACCCGGATCGGTAATCAACCCCACTGGTGA
- a CDS encoding hexokinase, whose translation MTVSPPPGEAFLSYAEKLFSISLTDIKGVIKDFHAEMEKGLLGHESSLKMLPSYVDRPTGSEKGRFIALDLGGSNFRVLAVELDGKGEIDILAVSKFAIQKKVMQGTGVQLFDFIAGCIDLFLARNNMDRKRAYDLAFTFSFPVEQTDIAAGELIVWTKGFTSTGVEGKDIVTLLNQALRRKRIRDITVTALANDTVGTLMARAYKDPTCDLGVILGTGTNACYREKRSNIRKLKGVHPEGHMIVNMEWGNFDKVRRTSYDTRLDEASVNPGAMYFEKMVSGMYLGEITRHVLVDAIARGLIFSNAPGAVESFGERDSLKTEHMSLIERDGTTDLREVEGFFNTRGISNATLDDRAFLKHVCQLVAARSARLSAAAVSAVIAWMDPEPREVHTVAIDGSLFEKYPGFETRMTDVLKELYGETAEKIRLVHSKDGSGKGAAVMAAVAASAVKEEPMPNS comes from the coding sequence ATGACAGTCTCGCCGCCTCCCGGTGAAGCATTTTTATCCTATGCAGAAAAGCTTTTTTCGATCTCACTCACCGATATCAAGGGAGTGATCAAAGACTTTCATGCTGAAATGGAGAAAGGGCTTCTCGGCCATGAGAGTTCCCTGAAGATGCTGCCTTCATATGTGGACAGACCCACGGGAAGTGAAAAGGGGCGATTCATCGCACTGGATCTGGGCGGCAGCAACTTTAGAGTGCTTGCAGTCGAACTTGACGGAAAAGGGGAGATAGATATCCTGGCCGTCAGTAAGTTTGCCATTCAGAAAAAAGTGATGCAAGGGACAGGAGTGCAGCTCTTTGATTTTATTGCCGGGTGTATTGACCTCTTTCTGGCCCGGAATAATATGGACAGAAAAAGGGCCTATGACCTCGCCTTTACCTTTTCCTTTCCTGTGGAACAGACGGATATTGCCGCAGGTGAGCTGATTGTCTGGACAAAAGGCTTTACGTCCACAGGTGTGGAAGGGAAGGACATCGTGACGCTCCTGAACCAGGCATTGAGGAGGAAGAGGATCCGTGACATCACCGTCACCGCCCTTGCCAATGATACGGTGGGCACTCTGATGGCCAGAGCTTATAAGGATCCTACCTGTGATCTGGGGGTTATACTGGGTACCGGAACAAACGCCTGTTACCGGGAAAAGCGATCCAATATCCGGAAGCTGAAAGGAGTACACCCTGAAGGGCATATGATCGTCAATATGGAATGGGGCAATTTTGATAAGGTCAGGCGGACATCCTACGATACCCGGTTGGATGAGGCTTCGGTCAATCCGGGCGCCATGTATTTTGAGAAGATGGTGTCCGGTATGTATCTGGGTGAAATCACCAGGCATGTTTTAGTCGATGCGATAGCGCGCGGCCTCATATTTTCAAACGCCCCCGGGGCCGTTGAGAGTTTCGGGGAAAGAGACAGCCTGAAGACAGAGCACATGTCCCTGATTGAAAGGGATGGAACAACAGATCTGCGCGAGGTGGAAGGATTTTTTAATACCAGGGGGATATCAAACGCCACGCTTGACGATAGAGCCTTCCTGAAACATGTGTGCCAATTGGTTGCCGCCAGATCGGCAAGGCTCAGCGCAGCGGCCGTTTCAGCGGTGATCGCCTGGATGGACCCGGAACCGAGGGAGGTGCACACAGTGGCCATAGACGGGTCCCTCTTTGAAAAATATCCCGGATTTGAAACCCGGATGACGGATGTCCTCAAGGAACTGTACGGCGAAACGGCTGAAAAAATAAGGCTGGTCCATTCCAAGGACGGATCCGGAAAGGGCGCAGCCGTCATGGCCGCCGTGGCCGCGTCTGCGGTAAAAGAGGAACCCATGCCCAATTCATAA
- a CDS encoding MaoC family dehydratase, with amino-acid sequence MIGKTIDQLRIGETAEFGKTISESDIYLYAGITGDFNPAHLNEVYAEKTYFKTRIAQGMLTAGFISGLLGVSLPGPGTIYIRQELDFLAPVHIGDTITARVEIIEIMDQKNRVTVRTTCVNQDGTMVLEGRAIVSPPKASNA; translated from the coding sequence ATGATCGGGAAGACAATCGATCAGCTGAGGATTGGTGAAACAGCTGAATTTGGAAAAACCATCTCGGAATCGGACATTTATCTTTATGCGGGGATCACCGGCGATTTCAACCCGGCACACCTCAATGAAGTCTATGCCGAAAAGACCTATTTCAAGACCCGGATCGCCCAGGGCATGCTGACGGCCGGGTTTATTTCAGGACTGCTGGGCGTGAGCCTGCCTGGACCGGGGACCATCTATATCCGGCAGGAACTCGATTTTCTGGCGCCCGTTCATATCGGCGACACCATTACCGCCAGGGTGGAGATCATCGAGATCATGGATCAGAAGAACCGCGTAACGGTGCGAACCACCTGTGTCAATCAGGACGGGACCATGGTTCTGGAGGGTCGCGCCATTGTCAGTCCGCCCAAGGCGTCCAATGCCTGA
- a CDS encoding HAMP domain-containing protein — translation MTGMTRRESFRLKNRMLFANIISNAVGVVVVLFLIQRTGLSSVLSEAQNVMRIVHMIFQPFAFIVPVILVIWYEHPIRRHINQEQRGHEVSFESLSRARRRLLNEPFVLIAIDFGMWLLAGIVYPSGLWISGAPHAVIRQPFFMSLFIGLITTAVAFFVLEHVLQRVLVPHFFPQGGLYMTPKTLRIRISTRIGALIFAANLVPFFAILNIAAGTLHSGGDATQILAELRSTLFINAILFMLVGIWLAYLVSGNLKRPLEDIIRVLQKVRNGHFDKKVRVTSNDEIGYTGDSINDMTDGLNERDLIKDTFGKYVAEEVRDEVLSGRTPLDGEKKEVTILFSDLRDFTPMTEQNDPKLVIQLMNAYFKEMAEAIKEEGGLVLQFIGDEIYAVFGAPIYREDHAVRAFRAGLKMRRRLTGLNRQFEEKGWPSLRHGIGIHTGEALAANIGSPDRLSYLLVGDTINLASRLQSLTRKAGTDMIISATTHACLDPEERKAVSLKRLENVSVKGKSKPVEAFAVL, via the coding sequence ATGACAGGCATGACCCGGAGAGAATCCTTCCGCCTCAAAAACAGGATGCTCTTTGCCAATATCATCTCCAACGCCGTCGGGGTGGTCGTGGTCCTCTTCCTGATACAGCGTACAGGGCTTTCCTCCGTGTTATCCGAGGCTCAGAACGTGATGCGAATCGTTCACATGATTTTTCAGCCATTCGCGTTCATCGTGCCGGTCATCCTGGTCATATGGTACGAACACCCCATACGCAGGCACATTAATCAAGAACAGAGAGGCCACGAAGTCTCCTTTGAGAGCCTGAGCCGGGCACGGCGCAGGCTGCTCAACGAGCCTTTCGTCCTCATCGCTATCGATTTCGGGATGTGGCTGCTGGCCGGGATTGTATATCCCTCAGGCCTGTGGATCTCCGGCGCCCCGCATGCCGTCATCCGTCAGCCTTTTTTCATGAGCCTTTTTATCGGTTTAATCACGACGGCCGTCGCATTTTTCGTCCTGGAGCACGTCCTCCAGCGGGTACTGGTGCCGCACTTCTTCCCCCAAGGCGGCCTCTATATGACCCCCAAAACCCTCCGCATCCGTATCAGCACGCGCATCGGCGCCCTTATCTTCGCCGCCAATCTGGTCCCCTTCTTTGCCATTCTCAATATTGCCGCAGGAACGCTTCACAGTGGCGGAGATGCGACGCAGATTCTGGCGGAGTTGCGGTCCACCCTCTTCATCAACGCCATCCTGTTTATGCTCGTCGGCATCTGGCTGGCCTACCTGGTGAGCGGCAATTTGAAACGGCCGCTGGAGGACATCATCCGGGTCCTCCAGAAGGTCCGGAACGGGCACTTTGACAAAAAGGTCCGGGTGACATCCAATGACGAGATCGGCTATACCGGTGATTCCATCAACGACATGACCGACGGGTTGAACGAGCGGGACCTGATCAAGGATACGTTCGGCAAGTATGTGGCCGAAGAGGTGAGAGACGAGGTCCTCTCCGGCCGCACCCCTTTGGACGGCGAAAAAAAGGAGGTGACCATCCTCTTTTCCGACCTGAGAGACTTTACCCCCATGACAGAACAGAACGATCCCAAACTGGTCATCCAACTCATGAACGCCTACTTCAAGGAGATGGCCGAGGCCATTAAGGAAGAGGGAGGGCTGGTTCTTCAGTTCATCGGCGACGAGATCTATGCGGTTTTCGGGGCCCCGATCTATCGAGAGGACCATGCTGTGCGGGCCTTCAGGGCAGGGTTGAAGATGAGACGCCGGCTGACGGGGCTCAACAGGCAGTTTGAAGAAAAGGGCTGGCCCAGCCTGCGGCACGGCATCGGCATCCATACAGGGGAGGCCCTTGCCGCCAATATCGGGAGCCCGGACCGGTTGTCCTATCTCCTGGTGGGGGATACCATCAACCTGGCTTCGAGACTTCAGTCCTTGACCAGAAAAGCAGGGACCGATATGATCATATCGGCGACGACCCATGCCTGCCTGGACCCTGAAGAGCGCAAGGCCGTTTCATTGAAACGATTGGAAAATGTATCCGTAAAAGGAAAGAGCAAACCGGTCGAGGCCTTTGCCGTTCTTTAG